In a single window of the Nodularia spumigena CCY9414 genome:
- a CDS encoding TPM domain-containing protein produces the protein MQSCFWRRTLVSIAVFFLAGAMWVMHSPPALAYDNPDLLPNFQTPVIDLAKTLTDIQEADLVTDLEQFEGETGWKLRVLTQFDRTPGRAVINYWGLDDKSILLVADSRGGNILSFSVGDAVYEFLPRTFWIELQTRFGNLYFVRDEGEDQAILQALSSVKGCLLQGGCSVVPGLPKEQWILTLITSVVGGIICGFAAHPQKEGQGFSWQWALIFSPLWGILFIAFGIGPVVTRTNDWLPLVRNISGFLIGALVAYLSPLLTRPSSNAES, from the coding sequence ATGCAGTCTTGTTTTTGGCGACGCACTCTGGTATCTATTGCTGTATTTTTCTTGGCTGGGGCAATGTGGGTAATGCACTCACCCCCGGCATTGGCTTATGATAATCCTGACTTATTACCCAACTTTCAAACTCCAGTTATAGATTTAGCTAAAACTCTCACAGATATTCAAGAAGCAGATCTGGTAACAGATTTAGAGCAATTTGAAGGTGAAACTGGCTGGAAACTGCGAGTATTAACCCAGTTTGACCGCACCCCAGGTCGGGCAGTGATTAATTATTGGGGTTTAGATGATAAAAGTATTTTGTTAGTTGCTGATTCTCGTGGTGGTAACATTCTCAGCTTTAGTGTGGGGGATGCCGTTTATGAATTTCTACCCCGGACTTTTTGGATAGAATTACAAACCCGTTTCGGAAATTTGTATTTTGTCCGAGACGAAGGCGAAGACCAAGCAATTCTGCAAGCTTTAAGTTCAGTTAAAGGCTGTTTACTTCAAGGTGGTTGCTCGGTGGTTCCTGGACTACCGAAAGAACAATGGATACTCACACTGATTACCTCAGTTGTGGGGGGAATAATTTGTGGATTTGCAGCTCACCCCCAAAAAGAAGGACAAGGTTTTTCTTGGCAATGGGCGTTAATTTTTTCGCCTTTGTGGGGAATTTTGTTTATTGCCTTTGGTATTGGACCAGTAGTGACGCGTACCAACGATTGGTTGCCGCTAGTTCGTAACATCTCTGGTTTTCTCATTGGAGCTTTAGTTGCCTATCTGTCTCCTCTTTTGACTCGTCCTTCTTCTAATGCCGAGTCCTGA
- a CDS encoding YtxH domain-containing protein, with protein MSNNRSGVFFGGFMLGATIGALTGLLVAPRTGRETRKILQKSANAIPDLAEDLSTSVQIQADRLSASAVRNWDDTLEKLQDAIAAGVDASQRESQNLKQQQAQKDSDSVSQQL; from the coding sequence ATGTCTAATAATCGTTCTGGAGTATTTTTTGGCGGTTTCATGCTGGGAGCTACGATTGGTGCTTTAACTGGTTTGCTCGTAGCACCGCGCACAGGGCGCGAAACGCGAAAAATTTTACAAAAGTCTGCTAATGCTATCCCAGATTTAGCAGAAGATTTATCAACCAGTGTACAAATTCAGGCAGATAGACTTTCTGCCAGCGCTGTGAGAAATTGGGATGATACCTTAGAGAAACTGCAAGATGCGATCGCTGCTGGTGTCGATGCTAGTCAACGCGAAAGCCAAAACTTGAAGCAGCAACAAGCTCAAAAAGACTCCGATTCTGTTTCCCAGCAATTGTAA
- the dpdE gene encoding protein DpdE, whose product MIELGSLVQSQKNYLGIGKVTEISQPDVIVEYFCSGGQRLHKTLPFDSLSQVKLQPQTRCYISSPTQDTWLIGRICTWDEDAEMYQIDLPDKKTTIATEQEIYVRCNIPITDPIETLAMKGHETPYFHDKRLTFVKSLIKQRAMSRGMRGLISANIELYPHQVEVVRRVLEDPIQRYLLADEVGLGKTIEAGAILRQFLIDEPKKGAVVLVPQYLLPQWRAELENKFYISHFGKRVVVLALEDVHRINQKASIGCLILDEAHHIAAMATSRDAAVRQRFESCKNLAHKSDRLLLLSATPVLNHEQDFLAMLHLLDPVTYKLHDLAGFRARVQNCQEIGRFLLSFQEGANDTVLKTHLKELRKLFAEDEYLLIQADNLEKSLKAKSTEQNQIISAIRSHISETYRLHRRMLRNRRAAVEDVIFDRDVTPKEEYDLDERSLDLHELMEKWRTTAPKEQPYQQIFLLLFLASGTWLGILEQVINARLTGKTPSQLIPEFKENELRILTTTPKFPGEEEILQSALKILRQPVDEGERTENLTTVLLNQLATYFKISASVRRNKPELITRIQHRIRRPIPGDVLPKIVVFTSFVQSGKQIVQRLANTFGAETIASHQLGEPREKVAENLTRFQNNPDCFILVCDRSGEEGLNLQFADCFIHFDLPWSPNKLEQRIGRFDRIGSKIGVQSYALLGPFLEDSPQNAWYQVLKNGFDIFERSIASLQFYVDEKLQELETALFQSGAAGLLSMISPIQQQITAETLKISEQTALDEIDILDEETSQYFQDLDDYDASHVEIKQAVEGWMCDALGFKSVNNPNSAEIKRYQPTTRTLVSLDELKTHFANNNTDQFGTYNRRIANQNSGTKLFRIGEGLIEALVSHINWDDRGKAFAVWRTDETWDAKEGKEWFGFRFNFVVETHLEAVKQVLTTHKLDNSQLKTLKRRVDALFPPMLETIFVDGRSTPMSLVEDKSLLNILQRPYKDRNSDRARDFNLAKERLGIIDAFVDASEWKNFCLQARSTSGELLLNHPKFIELHEQYAKVAEQKLNKKVEQLKLRLKRQKEDSVLTEELQIESALSTAILDGIRQPQIRLDSVGFIVISGHNPL is encoded by the coding sequence ATGATTGAGCTTGGTTCACTGGTGCAGTCCCAGAAAAACTATTTGGGAATAGGAAAAGTTACTGAAATATCTCAACCTGATGTGATAGTTGAGTATTTCTGCTCAGGAGGGCAACGCCTCCACAAAACTTTACCTTTCGATTCCCTCTCTCAAGTTAAACTTCAACCTCAAACCCGATGCTACATTAGCTCTCCCACCCAAGATACATGGTTAATTGGCCGAATTTGTACCTGGGATGAAGATGCAGAAATGTATCAAATTGATTTACCAGATAAGAAGACGACAATTGCCACGGAACAAGAAATTTATGTCCGTTGTAATATACCCATCACAGACCCCATTGAAACTCTGGCTATGAAGGGTCACGAAACACCCTACTTTCATGACAAAAGATTAACTTTTGTTAAATCTTTGATTAAACAACGCGCTATGAGTCGCGGCATGAGAGGGTTGATTTCGGCGAACATTGAACTTTATCCTCACCAAGTGGAAGTCGTTCGGCGGGTACTGGAAGACCCAATTCAGCGCTATTTATTAGCAGATGAGGTGGGACTCGGAAAAACCATCGAAGCGGGTGCGATTCTCCGTCAGTTCCTAATTGATGAACCAAAAAAAGGTGCGGTGGTATTGGTTCCGCAATATTTACTCCCACAATGGCGGGCTGAGTTAGAAAATAAATTTTACATCTCCCATTTTGGTAAACGGGTGGTGGTGCTGGCGCTGGAAGATGTCCACAGAATCAACCAGAAAGCGAGTATTGGCTGCTTAATTTTAGATGAAGCCCACCATATTGCAGCGATGGCGACTTCTAGGGATGCAGCCGTGCGTCAGCGTTTTGAGTCTTGTAAAAATTTGGCTCATAAAAGCGATCGCTTACTTTTATTATCTGCTACTCCTGTCCTCAACCACGAGCAAGATTTTCTGGCAATGTTGCATCTGCTCGATCCTGTAACTTATAAATTACATGATTTAGCAGGTTTTCGCGCCAGGGTGCAAAATTGTCAGGAAATCGGCAGATTTCTCCTTTCTTTTCAAGAAGGTGCAAATGACACTGTTCTCAAAACTCACCTCAAGGAACTGCGAAAACTGTTTGCAGAGGATGAGTATTTGCTCATTCAGGCGGACAATTTAGAAAAGTCTTTAAAAGCCAAATCCACTGAGCAAAATCAAATTATCTCAGCAATTCGCAGCCACATTAGCGAAACCTATCGGCTACATCGGCGAATGCTGCGTAACCGTCGCGCTGCGGTGGAAGATGTCATATTTGACCGGGATGTGACACCAAAAGAAGAATATGATTTAGATGAGCGATCGCTTGATCTTCATGAACTCATGGAAAAATGGCGTACCACCGCCCCGAAAGAACAGCCCTATCAGCAAATTTTTCTGCTGTTATTCCTCGCTTCTGGTACTTGGTTAGGCATTTTAGAACAGGTAATTAACGCCCGTTTAACTGGTAAAACCCCATCTCAACTTATCCCAGAGTTCAAAGAAAATGAACTTCGCATCTTAACTACAACCCCTAAATTCCCAGGGGAAGAAGAGATTTTGCAATCGGCTTTAAAGATTCTGCGTCAACCTGTAGATGAGGGCGAACGCACAGAAAATTTGACTACAGTGCTGCTAAATCAGCTAGCTACATACTTCAAAATTTCCGCAAGTGTTCGCAGAAATAAGCCAGAATTAATCACTAGAATACAGCATAGAATTCGCAGACCCATTCCTGGGGATGTTCTGCCGAAAATTGTCGTATTTACAAGTTTTGTCCAATCTGGTAAACAAATTGTCCAACGTTTAGCTAATACCTTCGGTGCAGAGACAATTGCTAGCCATCAATTGGGCGAACCACGAGAAAAAGTTGCAGAAAACTTAACGAGATTTCAGAATAATCCTGACTGCTTTATTTTAGTATGCGATCGCTCTGGAGAAGAAGGACTTAACCTGCAATTTGCCGACTGCTTCATTCACTTTGACCTACCTTGGTCTCCCAATAAATTAGAGCAAAGAATTGGCAGATTTGACCGCATTGGTAGTAAAATCGGAGTCCAATCTTATGCCTTGCTTGGTCCCTTCTTAGAAGACAGTCCCCAAAATGCTTGGTATCAAGTTCTCAAAAATGGGTTTGACATCTTTGAAAGATCAATCGCCAGTCTACAATTTTATGTAGACGAAAAACTGCAAGAATTAGAAACAGCTTTGTTTCAATCAGGTGCTGCGGGATTATTGTCTATGATTTCGCCAATTCAGCAACAAATCACCGCCGAAACCTTGAAAATTAGCGAGCAAACTGCACTCGATGAAATTGATATTCTCGACGAAGAGACCAGCCAGTATTTTCAAGACCTCGATGATTATGATGCAAGTCATGTAGAAATTAAACAAGCAGTTGAAGGCTGGATGTGTGATGCACTGGGATTTAAATCAGTTAATAATCCCAACTCAGCAGAAATTAAGCGTTATCAACCCACAACGCGCACTTTGGTTTCTCTAGACGAGTTAAAAACTCACTTTGCTAATAATAATACAGACCAATTTGGTACTTACAATCGCCGGATAGCAAACCAAAATTCTGGTACTAAACTTTTCCGCATTGGTGAAGGATTAATAGAAGCACTTGTTAGCCATATAAATTGGGATGATAGAGGTAAAGCTTTTGCTGTCTGGCGCACAGATGAAACTTGGGATGCGAAGGAAGGTAAGGAATGGTTTGGTTTCCGATTCAATTTTGTAGTGGAAACACATTTAGAAGCCGTCAAGCAAGTTTTAACAACTCACAAACTCGATAATTCTCAACTCAAAACCTTGAAGCGGCGAGTTGATGCTTTATTTCCCCCGATGTTAGAAACTATCTTTGTTGATGGTCGCTCTACTCCCATGAGTTTGGTTGAAGATAAATCGCTCTTGAATATTCTCCAACGACCTTATAAAGATAGAAACAGTGATAGAGCCAGAGATTTTAATCTAGCCAAAGAGCGCTTAGGAATTATTGATGCTTTTGTTGATGCTAGCGAGTGGAAGAATTTCTGCCTTCAAGCCCGTAGTACTTCTGGAGAATTGCTCTTAAACCATCCTAAATTTATCGAACTGCACGAACAATATGCTAAAGTTGCCGAGCAGAAATTGAACAAAAAAGTAGAGCAATTAAAGCTGCGTTTAAAACGGCAAAAAGAAGATTCTGTACTTACTGAAGAATTGCAAATAGAAAGTGCATTGAGTACAGCAATTTTAGACGGAATTCGCCAGCCTCAGATTCGACTTGATTCAGTCGGTTTCATAGTCATATCGGGACATAATCCTCTGTAA
- the ribD gene encoding bifunctional diaminohydroxyphosphoribosylaminopyrimidine deaminase/5-amino-6-(5-phosphoribosylamino)uracil reductase RibD has product MMQRCLALARRALGRTSPNPLVGAVVVKDGEIVGEGFHPCAGEPHAEVFALKAAGVGADSTQENRACGATVYVNLEPCNHHGRTPPCSEALIAAGVAKVVVGIVDPNPLVGGGGIARLRAAGVEVVVGVEAQACYQLNEAFIHRIVHKRPLGILKYAMTLDGKIATTSGHSAWVTNQDARSEVHQLRAGCDAIIVGGNTVRKDNPYLTSHQVGAHNPLRVVMSRQLNLPEDARLWDTAEAPTVVFTEEGSSPDFQSFLRQQGVEVVELTSLTPELVMTNLYDRGFCSVLWECGGTLAASAIAQGAVQKILAFIAPKIIGGSHAATPVGDLGFTIMTEALTLERVSWRVVGSDCLVEGYLPQKNS; this is encoded by the coding sequence ATGATGCAACGGTGTTTAGCACTGGCGCGCCGTGCTTTGGGACGCACTTCACCTAATCCGTTAGTGGGGGCGGTGGTTGTCAAAGATGGAGAAATAGTTGGGGAAGGGTTTCATCCCTGTGCTGGTGAGCCTCATGCAGAAGTTTTTGCGTTGAAAGCCGCAGGTGTGGGCGCGGACTCTACCCAAGAAAATCGCGCTTGTGGTGCGACAGTCTACGTTAATCTGGAACCTTGTAATCATCACGGACGCACTCCCCCTTGTTCGGAAGCGTTAATCGCAGCTGGTGTGGCGAAGGTAGTCGTTGGTATAGTTGACCCGAATCCCTTGGTGGGTGGCGGAGGTATTGCTCGTTTACGTGCGGCTGGTGTGGAGGTAGTTGTCGGCGTTGAAGCCCAAGCCTGTTATCAACTCAATGAAGCTTTTATCCACCGCATTGTACATAAACGACCTTTGGGTATTTTGAAATACGCCATGACTTTAGATGGTAAAATTGCTACTACCTCTGGTCACAGTGCTTGGGTGACAAACCAAGATGCTCGTAGTGAAGTTCATCAACTGCGAGCCGGGTGTGATGCCATAATTGTCGGTGGTAATACAGTCCGAAAAGATAATCCTTACTTAACCAGTCATCAGGTAGGAGCGCATAATCCTTTACGGGTGGTGATGAGTCGTCAGCTGAATTTGCCTGAAGATGCCCGCCTGTGGGATACTGCGGAGGCTCCGACTGTGGTGTTCACCGAAGAGGGTAGCTCTCCTGATTTTCAAAGTTTCTTGCGCCAACAGGGAGTTGAGGTAGTAGAGTTAACATCCCTGACACCAGAGTTGGTGATGACCAATTTATATGATCGCGGTTTTTGTAGCGTGTTATGGGAGTGTGGCGGGACTTTGGCCGCAAGTGCGATCGCTCAAGGTGCAGTACAAAAAATTCTGGCCTTTATTGCGCCTAAAATCATTGGTGGTAGTCATGCTGCTACGCCAGTAGGTGATTTAGGTTTTACCATCATGACCGAAGCCCTGACATTGGAACGAGTTAGTTGGCGTGTTGTCGGTTCTGATTGCTTAGTTGAAGGTTATTTGCCTCAAAAAAACTCATAG
- the mreD gene encoding rod shape-determining protein MreD — MKVPSWRGSRSSKPRAPQRKFQMFNRPLAHWHPGIRTVINWAVTFGSVLFCVLMLPTRFLGMELLGIGPNWLLIWVVAWSVKRSVWEGIFAGIVLGLLQDAMTSPHPTHAITLGFVGLLTALLQKQRFIQEDFISIALIVFVMAIVAETIFGLQLSLIGGREVEDIWAYYQRGALASAILSSLWAPVVYYPLNLWWQKCKL; from the coding sequence ATGAAAGTGCCTTCATGGAGAGGTAGCAGGTCTAGTAAGCCTAGAGCGCCACAGCGAAAATTCCAAATGTTCAATAGGCCTCTTGCTCACTGGCATCCCGGTATACGTACAGTGATAAATTGGGCAGTAACGTTTGGGTCTGTACTATTTTGTGTACTGATGTTACCAACCCGCTTTTTAGGAATGGAATTATTGGGAATTGGGCCTAATTGGCTATTAATTTGGGTGGTGGCTTGGAGTGTGAAGCGTTCGGTTTGGGAAGGAATATTCGCTGGTATAGTTTTGGGACTACTTCAAGATGCTATGACATCTCCTCATCCTACCCATGCAATTACTCTGGGTTTTGTGGGGTTGTTGACTGCTTTGCTGCAAAAGCAGCGTTTTATCCAAGAAGATTTTATTTCTATTGCCTTAATTGTCTTTGTGATGGCAATTGTGGCAGAAACTATCTTTGGATTGCAATTAAGTTTGATAGGTGGTCGCGAAGTGGAAGATATTTGGGCATATTATCAACGGGGCGCTTTGGCTTCTGCTATTCTCAGTAGTCTTTGGGCCCCTGTGGTTTATTATCCCTTAAATCTTTGGTGGCAAAAGTGTAAGTTGTGA